Genomic segment of bacterium:
CCACCCGTTTTAAGGAAGAAAGGAGAAACGCAGATGCTACGAATACGACAGAACACAGCGGTCTGGCCTCTTCGGCTCCTGTTGAGCGCGGTGCTGGCATTGCTGACATCGCCGGCGTATGCGGCGCTACAGGTCGTAACTACCACGACTGATCTCGCATACTTCGCCGCCACCATCGGCGGTGACCGGGTCACGACAGAAGCCCTGGCGCGTCCGCAGGAAGACCTCCACGCCGTGCAGGTCAAGCCGAGCTTTCTCGCCCGGATCAACAAAGCTGATCTGTTTGTCCAGGTCGGCCTCGATCTGGAAACCTGGGTGCCGCCGTTGCTTGCTAAGACGAGCCGGGCTTCGCTCCGTCCGGGGGGCGACGGCTACGTTCTGGCCAGCGCAAACACGACACTGCTTGAAGTTCCCTGCTGTGAAGTGGATCGTTCTATGGGCGACATTCATGCTCAGGGGAATCCCCACTGCTGGCTGGAGAGTGGAAACGCCAAGGTCATGGCGGCCGACATCCGCGATGGTCTGGTGCGGATCGATCCCACCGGCCGCGCCA
This window contains:
- the yfeA gene encoding Periplasmic chelated iron-binding protein YfeA, encoding MLRIRQNTAVWPLRLLLSAVLALLTSPAYAALQVVTTTTDLAYFAATIGGDRVTTEALARPQEDLHAVQVKPSFLARINKADLFVQVGLDLETWVPPLLAKTSRASLRPGGDGYVLASANTTLLEVPCCEVDRSMGDIHAQGNPHCWLESGNAKVMAADIRDGLVRIDPTGRATYDANYQALAQRIDQASAEAKRILQPYAGALVVQHHSSFVYLFQMLGVTAAASLEPRPGIAPGAGHLAALKTQMAKEQIRVITTEASLNQKSSRSLATSTGASLVTLGQHVGSLPDTPSWEALILANARRLAEGLKGDAR